A portion of the Nitrospirota bacterium genome contains these proteins:
- a CDS encoding HU family DNA-binding protein: protein MTKADLIDKVASSAGLSKADAGRVIDATMDSIKAGLKKGQKITLIGFGTFSVAKRKARKGRNPRTGEEIKIPASKIPKFRAGKALKDAIR from the coding sequence ATGACAAAGGCGGATTTGATTGACAAGGTAGCAAGTTCTGCAGGATTGAGCAAGGCAGATGCAGGCAGGGTAATCGATGCCACAATGGATTCCATCAAGGCAGGGTTGAAGAAAGGCCAAAAGATAACACTCATCGGATTTGGCACTTTTTCCGTAGCCAAAAGAAAGGCAAGAAAAGGCCGTAATCCAAGAACAGGCGAAGAGATAAAAATCCCTGCGTCAAAAATACCAAAATTCAGAGCAGGTAAAGCACTAAAAGATGCAATAAGATAA
- a CDS encoding MTH1187 family thiamine-binding protein, with amino-acid sequence MLIEFSIVPVGIGSSIGEKLAEVLRIVDESKLPYKANPMGTVIEGQWDEVMRVIKKCHGAVMKDGERAITTISIDDRKGKPNRIEEKVKSIEKRLGRKLNK; translated from the coding sequence ATGCTTATCGAATTCAGCATCGTGCCTGTGGGCATAGGCAGTAGTATTGGAGAGAAGCTTGCAGAGGTCTTAAGGATTGTAGATGAAAGCAAACTTCCTTATAAGGCAAACCCTATGGGAACGGTCATCGAAGGACAATGGGATGAGGTGATGAGGGTTATCAAAAAATGTCATGGTGCTGTTATGAAAGATGGCGAAAGGGCTATCACTACAATCTCCATTGACGACAGAAAAGGAAAACCAAACAGGATAGAAGAGAAGGTTAAATCCATAGAAAAAAGACTCGGCAGAAAACTAAATAAATAA
- a CDS encoding molybdopterin molybdotransferase MoeA — protein sequence MLGRQDALAVKDALSLLFENLPKRPKEEEEIRLEDSYGRVLSRDIHSPEDLPHFSRSTVDGFAVHAEDTFGAHSYLTVSHEIQMAEEPRFQLKRGFGARIPTGGMLPEGADAVLMFEHAQWLEEKTIEAQKPVSPHENVIEKAEDIRAGELVLNDGHRLRAQDVAVFAGIGIKNVFVYKKPCVSVISSGDEIIPHDSSIKPGFIRDMNSFILDGLIGKEGGIVLKKGIFNDQYNLISSAVHESIKDSKIVLITGGSSVGAGDLTAKVINGMGRIIFHGVSMKPGKPTIAGVIGDTVVFGLPGHPVAVMICFNTFVMPVLRYMSGVKEEGFCNENRVKAKLTKGIHSLAGKLEHIRVSLKAEGEVLFATPQLGKSGLISTLVRADGIITVLPHELGIAEGETVEVKLF from the coding sequence TCTTATGGAAGGGTTCTTTCGAGAGATATCCATTCCCCAGAGGATTTGCCTCATTTCAGTCGCTCCACAGTGGATGGCTTTGCAGTCCATGCCGAAGATACATTCGGAGCCCACTCATACCTTACGGTGTCTCATGAAATCCAGATGGCAGAGGAGCCTCGCTTTCAGCTCAAAAGAGGCTTTGGTGCAAGAATCCCAACAGGAGGCATGTTGCCAGAAGGTGCAGATGCAGTTTTAATGTTCGAGCATGCCCAGTGGCTTGAGGAAAAGACGATTGAGGCTCAAAAGCCAGTCTCGCCACATGAAAATGTGATAGAAAAGGCAGAGGATATAAGGGCAGGCGAACTGGTTTTAAATGATGGGCACAGGCTCAGGGCTCAGGATGTTGCCGTCTTTGCAGGGATAGGTATAAAAAATGTTTTTGTTTATAAAAAGCCCTGTGTCTCGGTAATATCATCGGGTGATGAGATAATACCCCACGATAGCTCCATAAAGCCGGGCTTTATAAGGGATATGAATTCCTTTATCCTTGACGGTCTCATCGGAAAGGAAGGAGGTATTGTCCTTAAAAAGGGGATTTTTAATGACCAGTATAACCTGATAAGCTCTGCGGTCCATGAGTCCATTAAGGACTCTAAAATAGTCCTTATAACAGGTGGCAGTTCGGTTGGAGCAGGGGATTTAACAGCAAAGGTCATAAACGGCATGGGCCGCATTATATTTCACGGTGTCTCTATGAAGCCAGGAAAGCCAACCATAGCAGGCGTTATAGGAGATACGGTTGTCTTTGGACTTCCGGGGCATCCAGTGGCAGTGATGATTTGCTTTAATACATTTGTAATGCCTGTCCTCAGGTACATGTCGGGCGTTAAAGAGGAGGGATTTTGTAATGAAAATAGAGTTAAGGCAAAGCTTACAAAAGGCATACACTCTTTGGCAGGTAAATTAGAGCACATCAGGGTCTCCCTTAAAGCAGAAGGAGAGGTGCTTTTTGCCACACCTCAACTGGGAAAATCAGGGCTGATTAGCACCCTCGTCAGGGCAGACGGAATTATTACTGTTTTGCCCCATGAGCTTGGAATTGCCGAAGGCGAAACAGTCGAGGTCAAATTATTCTAA